The following proteins are co-located in the Flavobacterium sp. CECT 9288 genome:
- a CDS encoding DUF6046 domain-containing protein, which translates to MKFNFNVNEILDTKDIEYAGINYNESESKDFIIDKTGGEFNLRVFAPLVFEPLVKSDLNLPSLRVDAVTVNLNRSKNIKKESIEGRDSTIKEHISNGDFSISIEGLIANETGDEYPKEKLFLLKQFLNAPYSLRVTHAILNRFGIYELVIDSYSIPSIAGTKNIQKFTASATSDETVELIMRDNA; encoded by the coding sequence ATGAAATTCAATTTTAATGTAAACGAAATTTTAGATACCAAGGACATCGAATACGCTGGGATCAATTATAACGAATCAGAATCGAAAGATTTTATTATAGATAAAACAGGAGGGGAATTTAACCTGAGGGTTTTTGCTCCTTTAGTATTTGAGCCTTTGGTAAAAAGCGATCTTAATCTACCAAGTTTGCGAGTAGATGCTGTTACGGTTAATTTAAATCGCTCAAAAAACATAAAAAAAGAGAGTATAGAAGGGCGAGATTCAACAATCAAAGAGCATATATCAAATGGCGATTTTAGTATTTCGATAGAGGGATTAATTGCCAATGAAACGGGCGATGAGTATCCAAAAGAAAAACTTTTCTTACTGAAACAATTCCTTAATGCTCCCTATTCATTAAGAGTAACACATGCCATCTTAAACCGATTTGGCATTTATGAACTAGTAATAGACTCCTACTCTATCCCATCTATTGCTGGAACAAAAAATATTCAAAAATTTACTGCCAGTGCCACATCAGATGAAACTGTAGAACTAATAATGAGAGACAATGCTTAA
- a CDS encoding DUF4280 domain-containing protein yields the protein MATKYVCNGAICMCDKGSAPGILDVKSQNTVFIQNKLMASDEDVIFKSPFFGTCAANQNNPCAPIIPSKWEKPASNVFENNKKALLETSTVKCTVGGKISITNALQTDPKIVIFNDYSPVEIIQLEKQIISVTWKNANLDSDITTANIGDKVSLIVETKNYKEGETIVIVIDEVNGKDIKTGTKLLKFSGEVNADGQAILKEELSIENINE from the coding sequence ATGGCAACCAAATATGTATGCAACGGCGCTATATGTATGTGCGATAAAGGGTCTGCACCTGGTATTTTGGATGTAAAATCCCAAAATACCGTTTTCATCCAAAACAAATTGATGGCTTCTGATGAAGATGTAATTTTTAAGAGTCCTTTTTTCGGAACTTGTGCAGCAAATCAGAATAATCCGTGCGCCCCCATTATACCTTCAAAATGGGAAAAGCCAGCAAGTAATGTTTTCGAAAATAATAAAAAAGCCCTTTTAGAGACCTCAACAGTAAAATGTACTGTTGGAGGAAAGATAAGTATTACAAATGCACTTCAAACTGATCCTAAAATAGTTATATTTAATGACTATTCACCTGTCGAAATAATACAGTTAGAAAAACAAATTATAAGTGTCACTTGGAAAAATGCAAATTTAGACAGCGATATAACTACTGCCAATATTGGTGATAAAGTAAGCTTAATAGTAGAAACAAAAAACTATAAAGAGGGAGAAACGATTGTCATTGTAATTGATGAGGTAAATGGAAAAGACATCAAAACAGGTACAAAACTACTAAAATTTAGTGGGGAAGTAAATGCAGATGGACAGGCTATTTTGAAAGAAGAACTCTCAATTGAAAACATAAACGAGTAG